The Comamonas sp. 26 DNA window GCATGGCTTCCAGCTGCTTCTTTAAAAGCTGGGTTTGCGGGCCGGCCTTCCACGCGTGGGGTGCCAGTTGTGATGCAGCCTCGTCATAGCCTTCGATCGCATTCCAGCGCATATCGATACCGGGCGACAGCACCAGCTTGTCATAGCTCAGCACCTGGCCGTTCGACAGCAGCAGGCGGCGAGAATCCGTCAGCACATTGTCGGCACGCGCATGCACCACGTTCACGCCCGCTTTGCGCAGGCCGTCATAGCCGTGGCCGATGCTTTCCCAGCTGCGCAGGCCCGCCAGATACAGGTTGGAGAAGGGGCAGGTGTAGAAACGCTGGGCAGGCTCAACCAGCGTGACTTGAACCTGGGGCGCAAACTGGCGCAGATAGCGCGCGGCGGTGGCACCACCAAAGCCGCCCCCGACGATGACTACATGGGCCGAGGCCGCCTTGGCCTGAACGATGGAAGGCAGAGCCAGGCTGGCCGCACCCGCAGCCGCGCCACCGATGATTTGACGACGATTGATCTGCATTTAGCGGCCCTTCTTGCTGAACCACTGGGCCAGCGCTTTGAGTTGTTCATCGTCATAGCCCTTGGCCAGACGGGTCATCACGGTGGCATCTTTGGCGGTGCCGGCCTTGAAAGCCTGCAGTCGCTGCAGCAGGTGGGCTTCAGGCAGGCCGCGCAGCGTGGGAATGCCGCCGGTAGACCGGCCATCAGGCCCGTGGCAGTTGGCGCAACTGGCGGCCAGCACAGCCACATCCTGAGCGCGCAAAGTGGTGGTGGGCGTGGCAGAACTCGCCAGTGCTGGCAGTGGTGCAGCCATGGCTAGCGCCAGCCAGAGCACGGGGCGTGCAGAGGTGAGCAAAGATTTCGATCGCATGGGGCCTCCCTGTTTTCTGCGCAGGTGGCGCAGGATTATTTAGAACCTCTGATACGCCCCGGCAAACCGAAGGTGAGCGCGTAAGGCACGACTTATCAAGAGTCGTTTCAGCGGTTCTTATGAGCTCGATGCTTGTGTGTGGCCATTGTTGTATGTAGTGAATGCAGGGCATTCTTTGGGCCAGGGTGCGGCAAGCACAGTGAGTTGAGCTGGATTCTAGAAAGCTCAGCGGTTTTGAATAGCGCTATATCCCACTGGTGTAACAGGAAGTTCTTGGTTATTTAGTTATGCCAGCCGCTTGTGCTTGCGTATGTCTCGTGTAAGCGTACAGCAGGCATGAAAGAACCGCATGATGCTATTAAATAAGTAGCTTCATGCGGCTGATCTGAATGGGCTGCAGCCTGTTTTGTCAATATTCAGACTGAATGGCAGAAGGCGGAGCAACCGGCGTTGCCGTAGCCGCAGGTGCCGGTGTTTCGGCGGGCATTGCAGGCGGACTGGCCGAGTCACGGTAGCGAATATTCACGCCGCTGCTGTCACTGATACCGGGCTTGTCGTCATCCATCAGCGCATCGGCCGCTTTGCCAACGCCCTTGCCCACTATTTTGGCCGTGCCAATGGCAGCATCGGCGGCCAGACCCACGGCACCCGCTGTCACGCTGACGGCGGCACTGGTGACGGCCACGACGGCGCAGCCCGAGAGGCTCAGGCACAAAAAAGCTCCTGCAAACAAGGAGCCAATGGAGCCTGATAAAGCCCGAACCAACGTTGGGGTGGAAAGCAAGGGCCGCCCCGCAGAGAGTCCGTCGTCCCCCTCCCGCGCAGCGAGAGAGGTGAAAGGCGCAAAGCGCCTCAGAGGGGGTCGCATCAATGAATCCGCATGCCGGGCTGCGCGCCGGGGAAGGGTTCCAGCACATAAATGCCGGGGTGGGTCTTCTCATCGGCGTGGCTGGCAGCCAGCACCATGCCTTCAGACATGCCGAACTTCATTTTGCGCGGGGCCAGATTGGCCACGGTCACAGTCAGCTTGCCCACCAGTTGCTCGGGGCTGTACATGCTGCTGATGCCGCTGAAGACATTGCGGGTCTTGGGCTGGCCGTTTTCGTCCTTTTCGCCCACGTCCAGCGTCAGCTGCAGCAGCTTGGTCGAGCCTTCGACGGCCTTGCATTCCAGAATCTTGGCAATGCGCAGGTCGATCTTCATGAAGTCGTCAATGCCAATGGTTTCAGCCAGTGGCTCGCCACCGGGGGCATTGGGGTCGATCACGGGCTCGGCCTTCTTGGCGGTTTTTTTCTCGGCCTTGACGGGCTCGGCTGCGGGAGCAGCTTGGCCTGCAGGTGCCTCAAACAGCGATTCGAGCTGTTTGGGGTCCACGCGCTGCATCAGGTGCTGGTACACGCCAATCTGGTGGCCTTGGCCCAGGGGCTTGACCACATCGGCAAAGCTCTCGGGCGGCACGATGAGGAAGTTGGCCACTTCGGCGGCCACGGCGGGCAGGATGGGCGACAGGTAGATGGTCAGAATGCGGAAGGCTTCGATGCAGGTCGTGCACACATCGTGCAGGCGTGCGTCCATGCCTTCCTTCTTGGCCAGCTCCCAGGGCTTGTTGGCGTCCACATAGCTGTTGACCTTGTCGCACAGCGACATGATGTCGCGGGCAGCGCGGGCGGTGTCGCGGGCTTCGTACGACGCGACGATGGCGGCTTGCTGCTCGCGCAGCGCGGCCAGCAAGGTCTGGCCGTCTTCAGAGACCTGGCCCAGCTTGCCTTCAAAGCGCTTGCTGATAAAGCCTGCGGCGCGTGACGCAATGTTGACGTACTTGCCGATCAGGTCGGAGTTCACGCGCAGCATGAAGTCTTCGGCCGTGAAGTCGATGTCTTCGTTTTTGCCATTGAGCTTGGCGCCCAGGTAGTAGCGCAGCCACTCGGGGTTCATCTTGAGGGCCAGGTACTTGAGGGGGTCAAGGCCGGTGCCTCGGCTCTTGCTCATCTTCTCGCCGTTGTTGACGGTGAGGAAGCCGTGCACGCAAATCTTGGTCGGCGTCTTGCGGCCGCTGAACTTCAGCATCGCAGGCCAGAACAGCGTGTGGAAGGTGATGATGTCCTTGCCGATGAAGTGGTACTGCTCCAGATCGGGGTCGGCCATGTAGGCGTCGTAGTCTTCGCCACGCTTGGCCAGCAGTTCTTTGAGCGAGGCCAGATAACCCACAGGCGCGTCCAGCCAGACATAGAAGTACTTGCCCGGTGCGTCGGGAATTTCGATGCCGAAGTAGGGCGCATCACGGCTGATGTCCCAGTCGTCAAGGCCTTCGCTGGTCGAACCATCGGGGTTGGTGCGCACGCCAAACCATTCCTTGATCTTGGCGGCGACTTCGGGCTGCACATGCTTGCCGTCCTGCGTCCACTCAGTCAGGAACTCCACAGCGCGTGGGTCGGATAGCTTGAAGAAGAAGTGTTCGGACGACTTCATCACCGGCGTGGCACCCGACAGGGCCGAGAACGGGTTGATGAGGTCGGTGGGCGCGTAGACCGAGCTGCAGACTTCGCAGTTGTCGCCGTACTGGTCTTTGGCGTGGCAACGGGGGCACTCGCCCTTGATGAAACGGTCGGGCAGGAACATGTTCTTCTCGGGGTCGAAGAACTGCTCGATGGTGCGGGATTCGATGAAACCGGCCTTTTTCAGGTCCAGATAGATCTGCTTGGACAGCTCGTGGTTGGCCGGGCTGTCGGTGTTGCTCCAGTTGTCGAAGGCGATGTGAAAGCCGTCGAGGTAGGGCTTGCGGCCAGCCGCAATGTCGGCCACAAACTGCTGGGGCGTTTTGCCGGCTTTTTCAGCGGCAATCATGATGGGAGCACCGTGGGCGTCATCGGCACCCACGAAGTTGACCGCGTTGCCCTGCATTCGCTGCGCACGCACCCAGGTATCGGCCTGGATGTATTCCATGATGTGGCCGATGTGGAAATTGCCGTTGGCGTACGGCAGGGCGGTGGTAACGAAGAGTTTGCGTGCGGTCATGAGGGAACAGCTTTCACAGAGAACCTGCCATTCTAAAAGGGCTTGGCTCCAAGCTGCGGGAATGGGGTTTGCGGATGGGCTGGATGCCAATGGCAGGCACCCCGAATACTTTTATTTTGATAGCTTATAGCGCTTGATTTCATTGGGTTTTAGGCTGAAATCAATTTGATTTCCATGAATATCAGGCGCTAGCCGCTTTTATTGAGATAGCGCCGGCATCAACGTATCGATGGCCCTTTGTTGCGGTACATGTCTTGATCGGCCATTTTGAGCAGGATCTGGGCATCCTGCGCATCGCGGGGGTAGATGGCCTGACCAATGGATGCACCGACGGTGACGACTTCGCCTTCGGGCAGGCCTCGCAGCGTGACCAGCGGCTCTTGCAGCGCAAGGTCAATCTTCAGGCGCACCGCCTGTATCTGCTCTTCATCAGAGACGCCGCGCAGGATGATGACGAACTCATCACCGCCCAGGCGCGCGACCACATCGTCGGGGCGCAGCAGGTTGCGCATGCGCAGCGTGACTTCGGCCAGGGCCAGGTCGCCGTTGTCATGGCCCCAGCGGTCGTTGAGGGGCTTGAAACGGTCCAAGTCCACAAACAGCAGGGTGAACGGGGCGGCATGTTGCTGGCCCGGCAGGGGGCGGGTCAGGGTGCTCAGAATATGCTGCAGTGCGCTGCGGTTACTGGCGCCGGTCAGCGGATCGGTGAACAGGCTGTGGCGCATGCGGTGGAAGTTGTGGGCCAGCTCGCCAATCTCGTCGCGGCGCTGCACTTCGATGGGGGTGTCGATCTCGCCCTGGCCCACGCGGCGCACGGCGCGGGTCAGCGAGCGCATATCGTTGGCCACGGCACCAAAGATGCGGGTGCCGATGAAGACGGCCACGATTAGCGCCAAAAAGCCCAGGCCCCCCACCAGCATCATGTGGCGGTAGACGCCGGCCAGCATGTCTTTGTGCGGCACGGCGACCACGGCGATCCAGTCCTGACCGGCACCGTTGCTCAGGCGGCGGTAGGCGATGCGGATTTTGTGCTGGTCGGCATCTTCCAGCAGAGCCGTGCGGGGTGCGTCGTCAGAGGCGTTGGTGTGAAAGACTTCCTGAATTTTTTCATAAACGGCCTGAATCAGCGGGTCCTGGCTGTTGGCGGCGCTCATGCGCTCCATCTTGCCGTCGGGGCGAAGGTGGATGTTGGGCATGCCGGTGGCGGCGATCAGGGCACCATCAGCTTCGATGATGAAGGCGCGGCCGTGCTTGCTCAGGTGCAGCTGGTCTACAAAGTCATTGAGGGCTTTGAGGGAGATGTCAGCGGCCACCACACCTTCGAGCTTGCCGCGGGGCGAGAGAATGCGGCGGGCGCGTGTCAGCACCAGATCTTGAGCGCTGAAGTCGATGTAAACCGGCGTCCAGATGGAGCCGGCAGATTCGGCGGCGAGCTTGAACCAGGGGCGCTGGCGGGGGTCGAAGAGCGTGCTTTCGGTGTATTCGTAGATGGGCTTGGCGTGGATGCCGGTCACCTTGAAATAGCTGCGGTGGTCGCTGGCCAAGGTTTTGAGACGCAGTTGCCCCAGCGCTGGCTGCTGGCGCTTGAGGGCGATGCCCTGGCCTGCCACGTTGCCGTAGTAAACATAGTCGTTGGGCTGGGTGTGCAGCGAAGTAGCCACCCACAGGCGTGAGACCAGTGACTGAACATGCTCGCTGATGTCTGAGTAAACAGGCTGGCCGCTGGGGAAAGCCGCTTCAAGCACGGCGCTTGAGCTGTGCAGGTGCCTGTCCACAATCAGGGCGATGCGCTCAGCCTTTTCCTCCATCACCTGCTCGGACAGCGCGGACACCGTGTTACTGCCTGTCCAGTACCAGAGCATGCCCAGCGCCGAGGTCAACAGCGCAATCAGTGCAATAAAAGGCAGGATGAGTGAGAGCTTGAGCGATGAGGCGCCGCGAATGGTCTGAGGTGGCGTGGTCACTAGGCAGGTTGGGTGCTGGTTGTATAGGTGAAACAAAGTGTCTCATACATCATTTGCAGGCTATGGCAGGGGTTCTCACGCAGGTGGCTGTGTTTGCGTCCAGCCAAAAAATCGGGTGATCTCTTCCCTGCGGGCCATGGCATCTTTGTGGCCCAGTGCCATCAGTTCACGGGTGTAGCCTTGCTCAAATAGCAGGTAGCTGGCCAGCGCGCCATCGTGCAAAGGGGCTTCGGGGCTTGATCCTGCGCTCATGCGTACGCCCAGTGTGGCCAACAAGGTGCGCACGGGCAGGGGCAGTTTGTCGATGTGGCGGGTGGCAATGTCGTCAATGCGCTCGCTGGGTGTGATGGCCAGCACCTCAACCGGGCGCAGTCGGCTGTGGATGCGCTCGGCTGGCGAGATCAGGCTCAAGGTGTGGTTGATGCGCTCGGCGCGTTCAATGTCTACGGCCAGTGTGTCGAGAAAAATGCTGGACAGCGCATGCCCGGCTACCTGGGCCAGGGTGGGGTAGCTTGCATCGACCTGCGACGGGCTGGTGGTGGGCTCATGCCGACGGCCCGCGCCGACTAC harbors:
- a CDS encoding cytochrome c, which codes for MRSKSLLTSARPVLWLALAMAAPLPALASSATPTTTLRAQDVAVLAASCANCHGPDGRSTGGIPTLRGLPEAHLLQRLQAFKAGTAKDATVMTRLAKGYDDEQLKALAQWFSKKGR
- the metG gene encoding methionine--tRNA ligase; translated protein: MTARKLFVTTALPYANGNFHIGHIMEYIQADTWVRAQRMQGNAVNFVGADDAHGAPIMIAAEKAGKTPQQFVADIAAGRKPYLDGFHIAFDNWSNTDSPANHELSKQIYLDLKKAGFIESRTIEQFFDPEKNMFLPDRFIKGECPRCHAKDQYGDNCEVCSSVYAPTDLINPFSALSGATPVMKSSEHFFFKLSDPRAVEFLTEWTQDGKHVQPEVAAKIKEWFGVRTNPDGSTSEGLDDWDISRDAPYFGIEIPDAPGKYFYVWLDAPVGYLASLKELLAKRGEDYDAYMADPDLEQYHFIGKDIITFHTLFWPAMLKFSGRKTPTKICVHGFLTVNNGEKMSKSRGTGLDPLKYLALKMNPEWLRYYLGAKLNGKNEDIDFTAEDFMLRVNSDLIGKYVNIASRAAGFISKRFEGKLGQVSEDGQTLLAALREQQAAIVASYEARDTARAARDIMSLCDKVNSYVDANKPWELAKKEGMDARLHDVCTTCIEAFRILTIYLSPILPAVAAEVANFLIVPPESFADVVKPLGQGHQIGVYQHLMQRVDPKQLESLFEAPAGQAAPAAEPVKAEKKTAKKAEPVIDPNAPGGEPLAETIGIDDFMKIDLRIAKILECKAVEGSTKLLQLTLDVGEKDENGQPKTRNVFSGISSMYSPEQLVGKLTVTVANLAPRKMKFGMSEGMVLAASHADEKTHPGIYVLEPFPGAQPGMRIH
- a CDS encoding sensor domain-containing diguanylate cyclase, which codes for MTTPPQTIRGASSLKLSLILPFIALIALLTSALGMLWYWTGSNTVSALSEQVMEEKAERIALIVDRHLHSSSAVLEAAFPSGQPVYSDISEHVQSLVSRLWVATSLHTQPNDYVYYGNVAGQGIALKRQQPALGQLRLKTLASDHRSYFKVTGIHAKPIYEYTESTLFDPRQRPWFKLAAESAGSIWTPVYIDFSAQDLVLTRARRILSPRGKLEGVVAADISLKALNDFVDQLHLSKHGRAFIIEADGALIAATGMPNIHLRPDGKMERMSAANSQDPLIQAVYEKIQEVFHTNASDDAPRTALLEDADQHKIRIAYRRLSNGAGQDWIAVVAVPHKDMLAGVYRHMMLVGGLGFLALIVAVFIGTRIFGAVANDMRSLTRAVRRVGQGEIDTPIEVQRRDEIGELAHNFHRMRHSLFTDPLTGASNRSALQHILSTLTRPLPGQQHAAPFTLLFVDLDRFKPLNDRWGHDNGDLALAEVTLRMRNLLRPDDVVARLGGDEFVIILRGVSDEEQIQAVRLKIDLALQEPLVTLRGLPEGEVVTVGASIGQAIYPRDAQDAQILLKMADQDMYRNKGPSIR